GAAGCGGGCGAACTGGTCGAGATCGGCGGCGTAGGCGCGCACGGTCGCCGGCGATGCGTTCTTCTCGATCCGCAGCCACTCCAGGAAGGTGTCGACGGCGTCCTCGGCCGACCCGGTCATCCGGGTATCACCTGAGAGGCCGCCCAAGGTCCGCAGCCGCCGAGCCGACGATCGCCGCCGTCGTCATTGCCCACCTCCTGAAGATGGTTGGAGGCCCTCAACACCTTGTAGTCCGCGGCCAATGGGGAGTCAATCCGCCCCTGCGCCCTGGCGGCGTCGCGCCAGCAGGTGACGGAGGTTCCGCTGGAAGAGGGTTGCCCCCGGCTGCAGGCGAACCGCCTCGCGGAAGGCTGACTCGGCTTCGGCAAAGAGGCCGAGGCGGAGGGCCGCCTCGCCGAGGCCGTTCCAGACAACGGCGCGTTCGGGAAAGAGACGGGCCGCGGCGCGGAAGTTCTCGAGGGCCTCGGGAAACTGCTGTGCCTGCAGAAGCGAGACGGCGAGCCAATACCTGGCCTCTGCCAAGGCCGGGTCGAAAAGGAGCGCGGCGCGGACCTCGCCGGCCGCCTCTACGGCGTTTCCCGCGTCGATGAGGGCCAGCCCGAGATTGAAGCGCATGTCCGACGAAGAGGGATTGATCCGGACGGCTTCTCGGTAGTGCCCGATCGCGGCCTGGACATCACCGTCTCTTCTCGCCTTCCACCCAAGGAAGCTGTGCGCGATCCAATTGTCTTTCGTCACGGCCAGGGCGTGCCGGAAGAGCGCCTCGTTCGTGCGCCAGTATTCGACCTGGTGCGTGGCAATCAGGGCGAAGAGCGCGAGGGTGGCCAGGGCGGGA
This genomic window from bacterium contains:
- a CDS encoding site-specific integrase, with product MTGSAEDAVDTFLEWLRIEKNASPATVRAYAADLDQFARF